The following coding sequences are from one Candidatus Nitrohelix vancouverensis window:
- a CDS encoding DUF4212 domain-containing protein — translation MSDSHGAQAKAYWKETIRLVLSLLAIWFTVSFGMAILFVDELDTIRLFGFKLGFWMAQQGSIYCFVILIFVYVRQMNKLDHKYSVDEDRDEFIPDEDYYPEQDRRE, via the coding sequence ATGAGCGACTCGCACGGCGCGCAAGCGAAAGCCTACTGGAAGGAAACCATCCGACTCGTCCTGTCTCTTCTGGCGATCTGGTTCACCGTTTCTTTTGGGATGGCGATCCTGTTTGTCGACGAACTCGACACAATCCGCCTGTTCGGATTCAAACTGGGATTCTGGATGGCCCAACAAGGCTCCATCTATTGTTTCGTGATCCTCATATTCGTCTACGTCCGGCAGATGAACAAACTCGACCACAAATACTCAGTGGATGAAGACCGCGACGAGTTCATACCCGACGAAGACTATTACCCCGAACAAGACAGGCGCGAGTAA
- a CDS encoding PAS domain S-box protein — MDDPKLLKSQINSLKRLLEVQEETVLEQMDQLDKALRRNKLILNSAGEGIYGLDVQGNTTFVNPAGARMVGYTPEEMIGKPQHALIHHTFPDGTPYPREQCNIYLAFKTGKTCQENKEVFWRKDGSCFPVEYVSTPIYEGAKIVGAVVTFKDISERKETEIRLQRETDIISLLQTIGDKANKDLPVKEVLIYAMEQICGLMGWTVGHVYLLSSPDSEILEPTGYWYSPDLSRYAEFKRVTDSTTFQPGMGLPGRVMESKKVAWISNVQMDDNFPRNKRSNNLLVKGGFALPILIQREVAGVLEFFSEEIFQPESSDRDRVFQDALSQIGTQLGRVLERQRSQEETLRAKEIAESANQAKTNFLSNMSHEIRTPLNAILGYTQILRKNESLDAETRDALKTIQSSGSNLLNLINEILDLSKIEAGKVELHPVDFDLYELIDGLSRMFELRCSEKAIEWIVSGVNQSCIVYGDEGKIRQVLVNLIGNAVKFTDSGKVELKITTLGGDEYQFDVTDTGQGIPKNHQQVIFEPFRQEDEGIKKGGTGLGLAISQKQLQLMGADLDLESELGKGSRFYFKIHLPQSSKTELEKAEDFDNAVRLSAGCHVKALVVDDIKENRDVLRLFLEHIGVEVSCAENGLEGLEAVRKDPPDIIFMDMRMPVMDGEEAINKIVEEHGRDRFKIAVITASIFGFQEGKFKDLPFDDFLSKPFRDEQIFSCLKKLLNVDFEYKDESELESPAECFDLSDISLPEDLLNRLKIAAETYSITELEKGLAELPPETEGVDQLKTKIDGLLKSYNMAGILELLQDVSHSS, encoded by the coding sequence ATGGACGACCCCAAACTATTAAAATCACAGATAAATTCGCTGAAGAGATTGCTTGAGGTTCAGGAGGAAACGGTCCTTGAGCAAATGGATCAACTGGACAAGGCCCTGCGGCGGAATAAGCTGATTCTTAATTCTGCGGGAGAGGGCATCTATGGCCTGGATGTGCAAGGGAACACGACTTTTGTTAACCCAGCAGGCGCCAGGATGGTGGGCTACACGCCTGAAGAAATGATTGGAAAACCGCAACACGCCTTGATCCATCATACTTTTCCGGATGGGACTCCTTACCCCAGAGAACAATGCAATATTTACCTGGCCTTCAAGACAGGCAAGACCTGTCAGGAAAACAAGGAAGTTTTCTGGCGCAAAGACGGAAGCTGTTTTCCCGTTGAGTATGTGAGCACGCCGATTTACGAGGGAGCAAAGATTGTTGGGGCCGTTGTCACCTTCAAAGATATTTCGGAGCGCAAGGAAACAGAAATCCGTTTGCAAAGGGAAACGGATATCATCAGCCTCCTGCAGACAATCGGGGACAAGGCGAACAAGGATTTGCCGGTAAAAGAAGTCCTGATTTATGCCATGGAGCAAATTTGCGGATTGATGGGCTGGACGGTGGGTCATGTGTACTTATTGTCGAGTCCCGATTCGGAGATTCTGGAACCAACAGGCTATTGGTATTCGCCGGATCTCTCCCGCTATGCAGAATTCAAGCGCGTTACGGATTCCACCACTTTCCAGCCGGGAATGGGCTTGCCGGGAAGAGTGATGGAAAGCAAAAAAGTAGCCTGGATTTCCAACGTGCAGATGGATGATAATTTTCCTCGCAACAAGCGGTCAAATAATCTGTTGGTCAAAGGCGGATTTGCATTGCCCATATTGATTCAGCGAGAGGTCGCAGGCGTTCTGGAATTTTTTTCCGAAGAAATTTTTCAACCGGAGAGTAGTGACAGGGACCGTGTTTTTCAGGACGCGCTTTCCCAGATTGGCACTCAGTTGGGAAGGGTGTTGGAGAGACAACGATCTCAGGAAGAAACATTGAGGGCGAAGGAAATCGCGGAATCTGCCAACCAGGCGAAGACAAACTTTCTGTCCAATATGAGCCATGAGATACGCACTCCTTTGAATGCGATTCTCGGCTACACGCAAATCCTCAGAAAAAATGAGTCCCTGGATGCAGAGACACGGGACGCGTTGAAAACAATTCAGTCGAGCGGAAGCAACCTTCTGAATTTGATCAATGAGATTCTTGATCTTTCAAAGATTGAAGCTGGAAAAGTAGAACTGCACCCGGTTGATTTTGATCTGTACGAACTCATAGACGGCCTTTCCAGAATGTTTGAATTGCGTTGCAGTGAAAAAGCGATTGAGTGGATTGTCAGCGGCGTGAACCAGAGTTGCATCGTTTATGGCGACGAGGGAAAAATCCGTCAGGTTTTGGTCAACCTCATTGGCAACGCCGTGAAGTTCACCGATTCGGGCAAAGTGGAACTGAAGATAACGACTCTGGGGGGCGATGAGTATCAGTTTGATGTGACTGATACGGGACAGGGAATTCCTAAAAACCACCAACAAGTTATCTTTGAGCCGTTCCGACAGGAAGATGAAGGAATAAAGAAAGGCGGCACCGGCTTGGGTTTGGCCATATCGCAAAAGCAACTTCAACTCATGGGGGCGGATCTGGACCTGGAATCTGAATTGGGGAAAGGCTCTCGATTTTATTTCAAGATTCATCTTCCTCAATCCTCAAAAACGGAATTGGAGAAAGCCGAAGATTTTGACAATGCGGTGCGATTGTCTGCGGGATGTCATGTGAAAGCGCTGGTGGTGGATGATATCAAGGAAAATCGCGATGTTCTGAGATTGTTCCTCGAACACATCGGAGTCGAAGTGAGTTGCGCAGAGAATGGTCTGGAAGGTTTGGAGGCTGTTCGTAAAGATCCTCCCGATATTATTTTCATGGATATGAGAATGCCCGTTATGGATGGCGAGGAGGCGATTAATAAAATCGTCGAAGAACATGGGCGAGACAGGTTCAAAATAGCCGTGATCACGGCTTCGATTTTTGGATTTCAAGAGGGTAAATTTAAGGATTTGCCTTTCGATGACTTTCTTTCCAAACCCTTTCGAGACGAACAAATTTTTTCATGTTTGAAAAAACTGTTGAATGTTGATTTTGAGTATAAAGACGAATCGGAGTTGGAATCGCCTGCGGAATGTTTTGACTTGTCCGACATTTCCTTGCCTGAGGATTTGCTGAACCGACTCAAGATCGCGGCTGAGACCTATAGCATTACCGAACTGGAGAAGGGTCTGGCGGAATTACCCCCCGAAACTGAAGGCGTTGACCAACTGAAAACGAAAATCGACGGGCTGTTGAAAAGTTATAATATGGCCGGAATTTTAGAACTCCTGCAAGATGTGTCCCATTCCTCCTGA